The following proteins come from a genomic window of Salvia hispanica cultivar TCC Black 2014 chromosome 4, UniMelb_Shisp_WGS_1.0, whole genome shotgun sequence:
- the LOC125220099 gene encoding putative disease resistance protein RGA3, with product MSHTIKQINADFESMNKRATDLGLQRILFKAPAHVHASSDQTGPFFIGRDDDVSKLVYTLTHLPEDRIFFMVALVGMGGMGKTTLARKVFNDERVKNQFGSLIWVNVSQTFDPISIFSKILLSLTTSDGVDSKEDILKNLHEALKSKTYLLVLDDVWNEDIPTWEDFLNSIVGVTSSEGNGIIITTRSQKVASIVDPFEVQILNELSDDDCWSIIKARTFDRNEEAPLEFETIGRKIAKGCHGLPLAANVVGNVLNRKSKEEWRFISESWLSDDKNDFNITKILRMSYDQLSSPSLKECFAYCSVFPEGRDIPKQELIELWMAEGFFQPNRIDDMESVGNMFLNILLQGSLLQVAEKDDHGNISSFVMHELVRDLASSVLSNNLDESTRMRYMFLKEESSPISKERAQHLRILECEKSDTMFSDFKCLHNLTLSGDHYKELPNSIRELISLRRLNISNTRIGYLPEWIDKLHYLQTLRVCKSPLERPILPSTLSYLWNLRHLYITWNTELPADIGRLTCLRTLTHFRVGKDKGYRIEELGSLKHLKGKLEISNLEKVCDKKEALKANIFEKSNLSELVLKWEVGREGERNDEAVLEGLQPHSNETLNKLTISGFQGKRFPSWTENEAVGRLEGLIEITLSSCQQCKEIPALGHLPNLKFLSLSMLSNVRSINPSFYGTGSSDRVIFPALESISLLNMAELSEWTQIEFTNAVIFPRLQSLKMHHCDKLELIPIWLFHNTDSLWELDIRHCPKLRKVPNGVQFSNEGNVIPGLQSLKVYHCYGLECVPNILFHNTHSLSELDIRHCPMMRKLSDGLHGMDEQEIELANDVKVFPALKSLKMHHCYKLESLPDCLFCNTHSLSELDIRHCPMLKELPAIGQHALDSLEQMTIRGCRNLKSIAHPSSIPSYASIVWRFVIAKSWWKWWSH from the coding sequence ATGTCTCATAccatcaaacaaataaatgcgGATTTTGAGTCTATGAACAAAAGGGCAACCGATCTTGGCCTCCAAAGAATACTTTTTAAAGCACCTGCTCATGTTCATGCTTCCTCTGATCAGACTGGTCCATTCTTCATTGGAAGAGATGATGATGTGTCTAAACTAGTTTACACGCTCACCCATCTCCCAGAAGATCGGATTTTCTTCATGGTTGCTCTTGTGGGAATGGGGGGTATGGGGAAGACTACGTTGGCTAGGAAAGTCTTTAATGACGAAAGGGTAAAGAATCAATTTGGATCGCTTATATGGGTTAATGTTTCTCAAACTTTTGATCCAATAAGTATTTTCAGCAAAATACTATTAAGTTTGACGACTAGTGATGGAGTTGATAGTAAAGAAGATATCTTGAAAAATCTTCATGAAGCTCTCAAGTCTAAAACTTATCTTCTTGTACTTGATGATGTCTGGAATGAAGATATTCCTACGTGGGAAGACTTCCTAAATTCCATTGTAGGAGTTACTTCTAGTGAGGGAAATGGCATTATCATTACTACCAGGAGCCAAAAGGTTGCTTCAATTGTGGATCCATTTgaagttcaaattttaaatgaattatcaGATGATGATTGTTGGTCCATAATCAAAGCAAGAACTTTTGATAGAAATGAAGAAGCCCCGTTGGAATTTGAGACGATTGGAAGAAAGATCGCAAAAGGATGCCATGGTTTGCCCTTAGCTGCCAATGTTGTCGGGAATGTGCTTAATCGTAAGTCTAAAGAAGAGTGGCGCTTCATCAGTGAAAGTTGGCTTTCAGATGATAAAAACGATTtcaatatcacaaaaatactGAGAATGAGCTATGATCAGTTGTCTTCACCATCACTCAAGGAGTGCTTCGCATATTGTTCGGTTTTCCCCGAAGGTCGGGATATCCCCAAGCAGGAGCTTATTGAGCTATGGATGGCAGAAGGGTTTTTTCAACCAAACCGAATAGATGATATGGAGTCTGTGGGCAATATGTTTTTGAATATACTTCTGCAGGGGTCTTTATTGCAAGTTGCAGAGAAAGATGATCATGGAAATATTTCGAGTTTTGTGATGCACGAGCTTGTGCGTGATCTTGCATCCTCTGTTTTATCTAATAATTTAGATGAAAGTACCCGAATGCGTTACATGTTTCTCAAAGAAGAATCAAGTCCTATTTCTAAGGAAAGGGCCCAGCATTTGCGTATACTAGAATGTGAAAAATCTGATACCATGTTCTCAGACTTTAAATGTCTGCATAATCTAACTCTTTCTGGGGATCATTATAAGGAGTTGCCAAATTCAATTAGGGAGCTTATAAGTTTGCGAAGgcttaatatttcaaatacaaGAATTGGATATTTGCCGGAGTGGATTGATAAACTCCATTACTTGCAAACATTAAGAGTATGTAAGTCTCCTTTGGAGAGACCGATACTGCCAAGTACGTTGTCATACTTGTGGAACTTAAGGCATCTTTATATTACGTGGAACACAGAGTTGCCAGCGGATATTGGGAGATTAACTTGTCTCCGAACACTCACACACTTTAGAGTGGGCAAAGACAAAGGCTATCGAATTGAAGAACTCGGAAGTTTGAAGCATCTCAAAGGAAAGCTAGAGATTAGTAATCTAGAGAAGGTGTGTGATAAGAAAGAGGCTCTGAAAGCAAATATATTTGAGAAGTCAAACCTATCTGAATTGGTGTTAAAATGGGAGGTGGGCAGAGAAGGTGAAAGAAATGACGAGGCTGTGTTGGAAGGCCTCCAGCCTCATTCAAATGAAACTCTGAACAAGTTGACGATTTCAGGATTCCAAGGCAAAAGATTTCCATCATGGACTGAAAATGAGGCTGTTGGAAGGCTCGAAGGGTTGATTGAGATCACACTTAGTAGCTGCCAACAATGTAAAGAAATCCCGGCACTGGGACACTTGCCAAATCTCAAATTTCTTAGTTTGAGCATGTTGAGCAATGTGAGGTCTATAAATCCTTCATTCTACGGGACTGGCAGTAGTGacagagtcatttttccagcACTTGAAAGTATCTCACTGTTAAATATGGCCGAGCTGAGCGAGTGGACACAAATAGAATTCACCAATGCAGTGATCTTTCCTCGCCTTCAATCCCTAAAGATGCACCACTGCGACAAATTGGAATTGATTCCAATCTGGTTATTCCATAACACTGATAGTCTGTGGGAGTTGGATATAAGGCATTGCCCCAAGTTGAGAAAAGTACCAAATGGTGTACAATTTTCTAATGAAGGTAATGTAATTCCTGGCCTTCAATCCTTGAAGGTGTACCACTGCTACGGATTGGAATGTGTCCCAAATATATTATTCCATAACACCCATAGTCTCTCTGAGTTGGATATAAGGCATTGCCCTATGATGAGAAAGTTATCAGATGGTTTACACGGTATGGATGAGCAAGAAATAGAACTTGCCAATGATGTTAAGGTATTTCCTGCCCTTAAATCCTTGAAGATGCACCACTGCTACAAATTGGAAAGTCTCCCAGACTGCTTATTCTGTAACACTCATAGTCTCTCGGAGTTGGATATAAGGCATTGTCCCATGTTGAAAGAATTGCCTGCGATTGGTCAACACGCTCTCGATTCTCTGGAGCAGATGACTATAAGAGGCTGTAGAAATCTGAAGTCCATAGCGCATCCGAGTTCAATTCCCTCCTACGCCTCCATAGTTTGGAGATTCGTGATTGCCAAGAGCTGGTGGAAATGGTGGAGCCATTAG
- the LOC125218555 gene encoding uncharacterized protein LOC125218555 isoform X2: MSSEDEKYQTKMIEILVTSFDQKLDKLSGDPSYSYAACIYNVSDKLRAANEGAYTPRLVSIGPLHHDRVQLHGMESYKLKFMNNFLSRFAVDLHALVQFAAREESFVRGCYEGKIHLSPEQLTEVIVLDGIFIVELFLENYFVQLRDKNEVLFLHHYMYNDLLHDMLLLENQLPIRIMKSLLSFVDLSFIDEEKEVTIYSLAHKFFKYVGNTHKVPLTAHCYNARHFIELLLFLHDAPAEKPGLFHDPESVRKKPSPDGKFEYSRSVTELQEAGVKFKSGEGNCLFEVPFAKDKGDSQQVANLFNTLYKDVVTEANDFYFAELCGELNEYHKDRLHQLRAKCFRWRGMLKRNYFSNPWSFLSVLAATVLLILTVIQTVCSILQV, translated from the exons ATGAGTTCTGaagatgaaaaatatcaaactaaaatgATTGAAATCTTGGTAACTTCCTTCGATCAAAAGTTAGATAAGTTGTCCGGTGATCCTTCATATTCGTATGCAGCATGCATATACAATGTTTCTGATAAGCTTCGGGCTGCCAATGAAGGAGCCTACACTCCTCGATTGGTGTCAATTGGTCCACTACACCATGATCGAGTCCAACTTCATGGCATGGAATCTTACAAACTGAAATTCATGAATAATTTCTTGAGCAGATTTGCAGTTGACCTGCATGCCTTAGTCCAATTTGCAGCAAGGGAAGAAAGTTTTGTTCGTGGGTGTTATGAGGGTAAAATTCACCTCTCTCCTGAGCAACTTACTGAAGTTATTGTGTTGGATGGAATATTTATCGTCGAACTTTTCCTAGAGAACTATTTCGTTCAGCTGAGGGACAAAAACGAGGTATTATTTCTCCATCATTACATGTACAATGATTTGTTGCATGATATGTTGTTACTAGAGAATCAACTACCTATAAGAATAATGAAGAGCCTGTTGAGTTTTGTGGATCTTTCATTCATAGACGAAGAAAAGGAAGTCACCATTTATAGTCTTGCTCACAAGTTTTTCAAGTATGTTGGTAACACACACAAGGTACCATTGACAGCTCATTGTTATAATGCTAGGCATTTTATTGAGCTTCTTCTGTTTCTTCATGATGCTCCAGCAGAAAAACCTGGCCTTTTTCATGATCCGGAAAGTGTGCGAAAAAAACCATCTCCAGATGgtaaatttgaatatagtCGCAGTGTAACCGAGCTACAGGAAGCTGGAGTCAAGTTTAAGAGTGGAGAAGGAAATTGCTTGTTTGAGGTTCCATTTGCCAAAGATAAAG GTGATAGCCAACAAGTAGCAAACTTGTTTAACACTCTGTACAAGGATGTTGTGACAGAAGCAAATGATTTCTATTTTGCTGAGCTTTGTGGAGAGTTGAATGAGTACCACAAGGATCGGCTTCACCAGTTGAGAGCCAAATGTTTCAGATGGAGAGGGATGCTGAAACGCAATTATTTCAGCAATCCTTGGTCCTTCTTATCTGTTCTCGCTGCAACCGTGTTGCTCATTCTTACAGTAATACAAACAGTCTGCTCAATTCTCCAG GTTTGA
- the LOC125218555 gene encoding UPF0481 protein At3g47200-like isoform X3, protein MSSEDEKYQTKMIEILVTSFDQKLDKLSGDPSYSYAACIYNVSDKLRAANEGAYTPRLVSIGPLHHDRVQLHGMESYKLKFMNNFLSRFAVDLHALVQFAAREESFVRGCYEGKIHLSPEQLTEVIVLDGIFIVELFLENYFVQLRDKNEVLFLHHYMYNDLLHDMLLLENQLPIRIMKSLLSFVDLSFIDEEKEVTIYSLAHKFFKYVGNTHKVPLTAHCYNARHFIELLLFLHDAPAEKPGLFHDPESVRKKPSPDGKFEYSRSVTELQEAGVKFKSGEGNCLFEVPFAKDKEANDFYFAELCGELNEYHKDRLHQLRAKCFRWRGMLKRNYFSNPWSFLSVLAATVLLILTVIQTVCSILQV, encoded by the exons ATGAGTTCTGaagatgaaaaatatcaaactaaaatgATTGAAATCTTGGTAACTTCCTTCGATCAAAAGTTAGATAAGTTGTCCGGTGATCCTTCATATTCGTATGCAGCATGCATATACAATGTTTCTGATAAGCTTCGGGCTGCCAATGAAGGAGCCTACACTCCTCGATTGGTGTCAATTGGTCCACTACACCATGATCGAGTCCAACTTCATGGCATGGAATCTTACAAACTGAAATTCATGAATAATTTCTTGAGCAGATTTGCAGTTGACCTGCATGCCTTAGTCCAATTTGCAGCAAGGGAAGAAAGTTTTGTTCGTGGGTGTTATGAGGGTAAAATTCACCTCTCTCCTGAGCAACTTACTGAAGTTATTGTGTTGGATGGAATATTTATCGTCGAACTTTTCCTAGAGAACTATTTCGTTCAGCTGAGGGACAAAAACGAGGTATTATTTCTCCATCATTACATGTACAATGATTTGTTGCATGATATGTTGTTACTAGAGAATCAACTACCTATAAGAATAATGAAGAGCCTGTTGAGTTTTGTGGATCTTTCATTCATAGACGAAGAAAAGGAAGTCACCATTTATAGTCTTGCTCACAAGTTTTTCAAGTATGTTGGTAACACACACAAGGTACCATTGACAGCTCATTGTTATAATGCTAGGCATTTTATTGAGCTTCTTCTGTTTCTTCATGATGCTCCAGCAGAAAAACCTGGCCTTTTTCATGATCCGGAAAGTGTGCGAAAAAAACCATCTCCAGATGgtaaatttgaatatagtCGCAGTGTAACCGAGCTACAGGAAGCTGGAGTCAAGTTTAAGAGTGGAGAAGGAAATTGCTTGTTTGAGGTTCCATTTGCCAAAGATAAAG AAGCAAATGATTTCTATTTTGCTGAGCTTTGTGGAGAGTTGAATGAGTACCACAAGGATCGGCTTCACCAGTTGAGAGCCAAATGTTTCAGATGGAGAGGGATGCTGAAACGCAATTATTTCAGCAATCCTTGGTCCTTCTTATCTGTTCTCGCTGCAACCGTGTTGCTCATTCTTACAGTAATACAAACAGTCTGCTCAATTCTCCAG GTTTGA
- the LOC125218555 gene encoding UPF0481 protein At3g47200-like isoform X1 encodes MSSEDEKYQTKMIEILVTSFDQKLDKLSGDPSYSYAACIYNVSDKLRAANEGAYTPRLVSIGPLHHDRVQLHGMESYKLKFMNNFLSRFAVDLHALVQFAAREESFVRGCYEGKIHLSPEQLTEVIVLDGIFIVELFLENYFVQLRDKNEVLFLHHYMYNDLLHDMLLLENQLPIRIMKSLLSFVDLSFIDEEKEVTIYSLAHKFFKYVGNTHKVPLTAHCYNARHFIELLLFLHDAPAEKPGLFHDPESVRKKPSPDGKFEYSRSVTELQEAGVKFKSGEGNCLFEVPFAKDKGVLTIPKLTVNASTETFFRNLIAFEQLGHVGYFSKNITSYVILMDSLIDTSGDVDILVDHSIIDNKLGDSQQVANLFNTLYKDVVTEANDFYFAELCGELNEYHKDRLHQLRAKCFRWRGMLKRNYFSNPWSFLSVLAATVLLILTVIQTVCSILQV; translated from the exons ATGAGTTCTGaagatgaaaaatatcaaactaaaatgATTGAAATCTTGGTAACTTCCTTCGATCAAAAGTTAGATAAGTTGTCCGGTGATCCTTCATATTCGTATGCAGCATGCATATACAATGTTTCTGATAAGCTTCGGGCTGCCAATGAAGGAGCCTACACTCCTCGATTGGTGTCAATTGGTCCACTACACCATGATCGAGTCCAACTTCATGGCATGGAATCTTACAAACTGAAATTCATGAATAATTTCTTGAGCAGATTTGCAGTTGACCTGCATGCCTTAGTCCAATTTGCAGCAAGGGAAGAAAGTTTTGTTCGTGGGTGTTATGAGGGTAAAATTCACCTCTCTCCTGAGCAACTTACTGAAGTTATTGTGTTGGATGGAATATTTATCGTCGAACTTTTCCTAGAGAACTATTTCGTTCAGCTGAGGGACAAAAACGAGGTATTATTTCTCCATCATTACATGTACAATGATTTGTTGCATGATATGTTGTTACTAGAGAATCAACTACCTATAAGAATAATGAAGAGCCTGTTGAGTTTTGTGGATCTTTCATTCATAGACGAAGAAAAGGAAGTCACCATTTATAGTCTTGCTCACAAGTTTTTCAAGTATGTTGGTAACACACACAAGGTACCATTGACAGCTCATTGTTATAATGCTAGGCATTTTATTGAGCTTCTTCTGTTTCTTCATGATGCTCCAGCAGAAAAACCTGGCCTTTTTCATGATCCGGAAAGTGTGCGAAAAAAACCATCTCCAGATGgtaaatttgaatatagtCGCAGTGTAACCGAGCTACAGGAAGCTGGAGTCAAGTTTAAGAGTGGAGAAGGAAATTGCTTGTTTGAGGTTCCATTTGCCAAAGATAAAGGTGTGTTGACTATCCCCAAATTGACAGTAAATGCATCGACTGAGACATTCTTTCGGAATCTTATAGCCTTCGAACAGTTAGGCCATGTTGGGTacttttccaaaaatattacaaGTTATGTCATACTCATGGATAGCTTGATAGACACTTCTGGTGATGTTGATATACTTGTTGATCATAGCATCATTGACAATAAATTAGGTGATAGCCAACAAGTAGCAAACTTGTTTAACACTCTGTACAAGGATGTTGTGACAGAAGCAAATGATTTCTATTTTGCTGAGCTTTGTGGAGAGTTGAATGAGTACCACAAGGATCGGCTTCACCAGTTGAGAGCCAAATGTTTCAGATGGAGAGGGATGCTGAAACGCAATTATTTCAGCAATCCTTGGTCCTTCTTATCTGTTCTCGCTGCAACCGTGTTGCTCATTCTTACAGTAATACAAACAGTCTGCTCAATTCTCCAG GTTTGA